The stretch of DNA ttttgttataaatttataaaatacacaaattattcttataatataattttttagattcataatataataaatctTTGCCCATAACCAAGCAATTATATACCTTAATTCTTACAATATAAAAATTCATAACTAAACTTGTAAaagaagattttttaaaaattaaatttggttGTACTCATATAAAGGAGAAAGTGTGTGGCATGACTCACTTCCATGCCCAAAGATCCCAGCATTCAATTACCTAAACCAACAAAACATATTCAATGAATGAATAAAACTTTCTTGCACTTTGTGATTATAGCAACttccttctttttcattttaaaatattatattaattaattaattaattaattaacgagaatttattttatattttcgaaATTTTTGTGTAAAGGGTAGAGATGGATATTGAATCCCCCGTGAGTTTCACCGGAACCTTGGCTACTAGTGAAAAATTGTACTTTCACTGGTGTTCACTTGAGGAAACTTAACTGAAGATTATTAATCCAAACAGATACAATGGTAAGATTGTATCAAAAAGTAGGGTTGAGCAAAAAACCCCGATCAAATCAAGAAACCGATTCTACCCCTATCAAAAAGTACCCAaaaactcacggcaatggagtaTATAATCTGATACATGCCTTAAGGTACATATTTCCCGTATCCAGTGGGGCAGTTTATAGAAAATGCATACGTTGTTGGTGCATGGATATAAAAAGCTCACCTAATAAGCTCCTTTTGAAGGGCAGCTCCATCCTTGGTTCTTAGACGAGAATTAGCACCTATACTCGAAAACCATATGTTTCACTTCGTCCAAATGGCTTCCCTTGAGAGAGTCAGCTGCAACACCCCAGCTCAAAGGGTCGACAACTCCACCCTTAGCAGCAGTAGTGGTGCAAACACTCCCCAAAGAGCTGCTTTGGTTACCATCTTGAGGGATTGTCTCCatgttaaaaattgtagaaaatgaTGGAAATGATAATGACCCAAAACAAACTTGATCTTCTTAACCAAAATGTGTTGTTGATTGCTTTGACAGAAGAAAGAGAAGGGTGGTTTAAATAGGGAAGAGAAGGAAATAGCTGTCTGCACCACTCAAAGAAGAATtggcttttttctttttttctttttcagaatGCAGATTGCAGAATTGACTTTTAGATATACCTTACaaggtaaaaaatattttaggaaACAATTTTATAGGAGGTATAAAATTGTGACAAATGGGTACTCTAATTATTTGACACATCAttcttattaatattaaaataatgtgtGGGTCTTACtattaattactaatatttataatatttaataataatttagtttgatttatttttagtaatatgatattataatgctttatttaaaaaaggaaatttttagCTATGTTCATATTATAAATCTTTTACATTTGGCATTAAGGTAATTTGACACATGTACATACCTTTTTTGTGGcttatttgttttataaattctttaaatcatatatatattattgaaaagTACAAAATATTTAAGGAAATAATTCTAGGTGGAGGTCTAAAACTGTGAAAATTAGATACCCTAATTACTTGACACATTATTACTATTAGTATTAAAATAATGTTCGAGTCCTATTATTAATTaccaatatttataatatttaacaataatttagtttgatttatttttagtaaaataatatatatttatgatattaCAAAGTTTCATCTAAACAAGGAAACTTTTTGACATTtcacattataaaatttttacaTGTGGCATTAAATTAGTTGACACATTTTCATACTCTTTTTGTCTTATTTGCTTGATAAAttctttaaattatatatatatattactcttAGGAATGATGGAagtaaaaaattgaattttaaaattttgaaaacttaaatttagtttttttcatttatattttggaaaataaaaacttaaatttttgaaagttttggaaAGAAACTCTACTCAAGAGAGTTGTTGGGTAAATTGAGTCATGTCTTTCATTTCCAAACTGAAAGTCTTTTATAGAGGGCCCTTGCCTCTTTACATCGTCCTTGTTGAGGAATCTGACCCTTtacattattataaatattttttctcaCCCTACACAATTGTTATTTTCCAGACTATTATTGCAATTACAGATAATACATAATGTGTatctttgtcttttcttttgaGAGAATTTTCGTAGAGAATCGTTACTGTtcatcttcatcttttctttGCAAAGACTCATTACTTCCGTCTCCGTCTTTTGTCTTCTTGTGAATCTTTACTGTTTGACTTTCTTGTTTATGTTTGGAACAATTTCTTTAAGTATATATGAAATCTTTGAAGGTTGCggattatttcaaaataattatcttcttcttctttctttctttttttttatggttttggtGATTGTCACTGTTGTGATGACATATGCAAGATTCACCGTTTTGATTGATGATGTCGAAAATATCTCATCTTTTGAGTCAGAATCCATTAAGCTgagcatttcattcataatcttTCTGTATTCTTTTTTTGGTTTTGACATGAGCCAACAATGTAGTGGCAGTTGATTTGGCTTGAAGAAATTTTGCAATAGTTTGGTATAGAGCAGTAGACTTGCATAATCTTGGTTGTTGAAATAATCAATCCAAATACTTGGAATCGCATTTTTCGTCATTAAATTTGTGCCACCATTTTGTTATGAAATTTCAAACTAACAATGAGATTCTCATGTACTGGCCCTATTCATAAGCAAAATTCTAGGAAACAATCCAATAAATACACAATTATAAAAAGAAATGGATTgttttgtatatatgtttttggTTTGGTTCTGGTTGGAATTTGTCAAAAACTTAGgccataaaatttgattttttttctggTAGGATATCAAAAGAAGATATTCCATATCAGTTCCACATTCTCGAAACCAATTTGGGAATTTGTATTGGGTGTCATACTTGAAATATATGAGCCAGGAATGCCTCATATGTTGACTGTTCATTAGGAAGGCATTGTACCAGACCGTTTGGTAATCCCAATATGTGAAATATGGGTGGTAGTCTATTTTGGTGGCAAAATTGGCTGGAAATTTCTTCAAGGAATTTGGGTTTTCAGCCCAATCTCTTGGTaaaagaattttaattatttgggcTATTAAATGGGTGATAAAACTTGGATCTTTGGGTCTGTGTAGTATTTGAAAAATATTGATCCAATTTGAACCAATATGTTTTTATAATACTGTTGAGATTTTTGAGAATCTAGTGGCTTAAAATGTCAtccattgaaaagttcttttacatgaaaatgtagaggttttttttgaaaattcttcctccataataatttttttaaaacatttatttggaAAATATTGTGAGGATTTTTGGATAGCAGCCTGTGAAGACACTACTACTTTTGGGAAAACATCCTGGAGagatgtttttttaaaaatatttttgagagatttttatttatgtaaaacaatatctttattttttgaaatctttGTTATTTCAACAACAATTTGTTAAGAGGAATTTCCTCTTTTAATGTAGAAAATGCTAATGCCACTTCTGGGGATTGAGAAAGGGTCTCAATCCTTTTTTTATTTGTAAGccaatttaatttggattttatGCTTCCTAAAAGGATGcatttttggaggattttgacgATGATGACGAtctctcattttcttcttcaaggCAAATTTTATACCATGACTTAATTGATTTTGAATGACATTTTTGAATAAGACAAAGAATTAGTTTCTTCTTTGATGTActtaatatcaaaatcaaatatgctcaaaatttCTTGTCATCttgaaaaattttgttttgaGGCAATATTTTGGACGtctttttgtaaaacttcttttgctaattttcaatcaattcataaaagaaattttttatttaataaatcactttgaaattttgtaatacataaaaaaattgataaaatttcttttttaatagtactaTAATTTTGTTGAGTTGGATTCCAATATCTGGAGGTAAACTGGAATATTTGCTCTTTTCCtccattaacttgttttaggatccCACCATACCTTATTTCAAAAGCATCTATTTCTACTCTTTTGGGGGCATTTGGATCAACTAAATGTAAATAAGGAAGTTTAGTGTGCCGCCCCAAACACGATCGGAATGGTCTAACCTAAATTTCAAACGTcacattagccaccaaagtgaCCCTCCATCAAAACACCACAAAACACACTATTCAACCAATCACACCTCACACAGTTATTCATTTAAATATGCAAAATCCTAAAGTCATGCTTTTGTTACTCTACTTTGATCATCAAGTCATCGGCATAATTcgtaaattgaattattaacaaGAAAATATTCTAAAAGCTTCAATTAAATATTCATGCAGGTGATAATGTATTTAAAATGCTATATTTGAAAAGATTATAGAagccattttatttaaaaataaaagattagatttAAATAGTAATGTAGTAAAATACATTATCTCCGACGTTATCTCCGAGCATAATGCTCATCAGAATAATGAGGGTGagcactcacaatcctatggcatgcaaactatatccaatggttccataATGTCACAATGCCAAAATATCTCTTTAAAACATTCACAATATTCAGTATAATAGGGCTCTTAATTAAGCAGAGCTCGCACATGAAAACACAGTTCACAATTCACAATTCCCAATAGAGCATGGTTCgcaaataatataactttcatgCAACATATATCGCGCACATAACACAGTTCACATATCATTTATGACATAGCTCATATAAATCAttgttaacatattttatttagcataggGCACACAATAACTTAACTTACATACTCACAAAACACAGTTTGACAAATTAATATAGTTTTCCATATTAATACAGATCATCAAATTAACACAATTAgctataataatataattttccaAGTTAACATGGTTCTTAATATAACACAATACAAAAATATAGTTGGTTCGCAGTACAGTTGAGCTAGCATCTAGCATTTCACGATAATATAATTTTCCACTGATTAGAACTTGCATTACCGTAGAGCTCATAATTCACATACTAGTTCATGGATGCATAGATGTACATTATTAGTAAAATTCACATGTTATAAGAGTtcacattatatattttttattagttcCCAAGCATTACAAAACCTATACACacatttatatattgtatatacaCATACCTTTTTAGTACATTAGCTCACCTTTAATATTATGCTCACACACACACGTAATAATTAAATGCACAATTCACactaaaaatgtcaaaataacatcaattttTCTAATGATTCTCAAAGAAATCTATCACATCTAGGTGAGTTATATTATTAAGATCATTAAATTTATCACCCTCCTAggcatggtcagttttagtattacagtgaatatcttcatcttttttctccatttcttcattttgggatataaaatttgtctccATATGCTTTCCCTTCTTTTTAATGGATGCTTGATAATGTTTCACTAAATGCTCAGACGTACGACAAGTACGTGACCAATGCCCTTTCATACTACATCGGTAGCATATGTTCTtaacaatctttgaaggattattttgaccacttctttcttgtctttcattgttattcttttttAGGTGGTTAGAAGTATCATTGTTATGACCACCATGATAACAATTACTAGTACATCCTCGACCACGTCCCCCACTACGTCCACGACTACGTCCGCAacctctatattttttattttcataagtatTATGTACTGCTACATTCACTTAAGAGAATGGTGCAGAACTAGTGGGATGAATTCCATGATTTTTCATCAACAGctcattattttgttcagccACCAAAAAgcatgaaatcaattcagaatacCTTTTAAAATAGTTTTCACGGTATTGCTGCTGTTAGAGCACATTAGTAGCatgaaaggttgaaaatgttttctcTAAAAAGTCCTTATCAGTTATATTTTCTCCACATAATTTTagttgagaactaattttgaaaagttctgaatTGTATTCACTTACAGTCTTAAAATATTGCAACTGtaagtgcatccaatcataacAAGCTTTAGGGAGTATTATCGTTTTCTGATGGTCAAatcattctttcaaatttttctacTGCTCAAGAGGGTCTTTCACAGTGAGATATTCCACTTTTAATCATTTATGTAGATGATGACGGATGAAAATCATTGCTTTTGCCTTGTCTTGATTAGATGCTTCTTTATCTGCTAATATAGTATTTCCTAAACCTTTAGCATCTAGGTGAATTTCAACATCTAACACTCATGACAAATAAATTTTCCTAGGATGTATAAGGCCacaaattcaagttttgcaagatttgatattataatcacttgaatcaaaataaaaaaattagtaaaataataagcattctcaatcgtaaaataattcaattatataaaccaaatttgctaaataataatatgtatctCAAATATTGGCATAGAGAGGAATAGTCATAATACTAACTTAACACAAATTACATTAATTGAAATTgcatttaagtaaaaaaaaatgtatatataattatgattataacatttgagttgtaaaaataaatgtgaaaatgttacccaaagcaaatatttcatctagaaaataaaataaaagaattatgaaaataAGTATATTGTATATAGTTTAACGGGAGTTATATCTAAAGTCAAAATGACGTAAACTTCACTATGGACTTGTAGCAGCTCGTGCTGagaacgtgttataaaataatcaaataaagaaCACTTAAAGTAAATAGAGAATTTTCTCGTATATTCTTTTCATTCACAAAAGAGTTCCATTTATAAGTAAATTGACATTCAATGCAATACAATAAATGAAGCTTATTTAAATGCTTCATTAACACATTAAACAACTTGCATAATGAATGGGAGGTTTTACCTTATAAATCAGTAGAGGTTAGAATATGGACATTCACATTTATTTGTaacaaattttagattttaaaatttattttaaaatttagaattttaaaaattcaaaattaattaaaaaaatgaaaagtttttTCATTCTCTCTTTTTTCACAATGTCTTCAAAATctatacaaaaaataattaattttgctTATGATATTGCATCAACAAAGTGCAAGATTTTTGGCACTAGACTAGTGAGCGAATCAATTAGACCACCGATTTTTGGTTCAATCGGTTCAATTTGCCTGGCCattttagttgaataaattattaaaaataatatatatatattttgtaagtGAAGTTCTCTCTTTTTTCTATAAGGCAATGGTGCCTCAAATGTGTACGATGAAATTTTAGATAGAGTAGAAACAAAGCCTCTTCTTAGTGTTTGGAGCTAGGGATTACGTTAAGAGAATCCCTCTGTGTACATTAGCTGCCTTTTGGCACGTGAGAATTCTCTTGGTTCCTTGCTGTTTCTTCTTGATTTGGGGGGTTGGCttgattttcttcattttcttgttgattttgtGTTATTTGTTGATTCTTGGCTTTGATTTTGTGTTATGTCCTCTTCACAAGCTCTAGATTGGAGTAAGCTTTTTGATTCATCTTCTGAGCAAATTTTGGAGTTTTTTACACCAAAAGTCCATGGTGGTTCTATTATTTTCAAACCTCCAACTGAGGTGTTTGACGAAGGGATTCGAAGGTGGTAGCACTCGTTGGTGGCTTAATTTCTTGGGTGGCCTCCCAATTTTGGATATTTGCAAAAGTTGGTCGATACGCTTTGGAGTAAACAGGGGGTCGTTGAAGTCAATATAGTAGGTGAAAATctgtttatttgttaaatttcttCTTCTATTGCTCAAGATTGGGTTTTGGATCATGGCCCTTGGCACATCCAGAACAAACTGATAGTGCTAAGAAAGTGGGAGACTAATCTCCAGACATTGGATTTCTCACTTGACGGTATGCCAATTTGGGTTCAATTAAGTCGAGTCCTTTTAGAACTTTTTACTCAAAAGGGTCTTAGCTACATTGCAAGTGCGCTTGGTACTCTCCCCCTTACATGGATAATATCACAACTTTGCAACAACTTTTTGCTTATGCGAAGGTCTGTGTTGAGATTTTTGTTGATTTTGAACTCCCTCATTTTATTAATATTGAATTGAGTGATGGTTCCTTTATTTCTATTGGAGTTGAAGTACCATGGTTGTCGATGCGTTGTTTACAGTGttgatattttattcattctgGTAAGCACTGTTCTAAGAAAAATGAGGTAAAAGTTTGGAGGGTTAAGAAAGATGGTGCAGGCACTGCTCAAATTTCTATTCCTAAAAAATTTGTTGCGGTTCTAAATGTGAGTGCTCTTGATGGTGGTGTAGCTTCGACTTCAACTTTTGAAGTCTCCTCTAAGGGTAAAGCCGTGGTTGTAGAACTTTCCCCTACTCTTAAACCATAGCATGTTTTTCTTAAGGAATCTAGTAATAGATTTGAGGCTTTAGGTGTTGAGCTTAAGGATTCTAATGATGATGCTAATGATATTGATGTTGAGCAAGATGTTGTTGAtgatgataatggaattgaacaGCTTGAGTTTTCTCCTTGAAAGCCTAGGTTGGCCTCGCTGGTAATAAATCCTCTTGTGAGATCTTTGATGACTACAAAGCAAGAGAACCTTTACAAAGGTAAGAAGAAGATGAATAATTCTTCTactaaagggaaaggaaaaatagGTGGTAAGAGAGGTGGTAAGGGAGGTACACATTCTCTTCGTGTTCTATGATTATTCTTTTTTGGAATATTAGGGGGTGTTTAATAATCCTCTAAAGCAAAAACCTGTAGTTGATAGGTTAGGTAAATTAAAGACTGATGTTTGTTGTTTGTTGGAAATTAGAGTTAAGTGTAACAATACTTCAGTTATTTTGGGGAAGTATTTTTAAGGGTGGAACTTTTTTTGCAATTATGATCATGTTGTTAATGATAGAATTTGGCTTATTTGGAAGAGTGCTTGTATTGTGGATGTGTTGTATGTCTTTGGTCAATGTATTACATGCAATGTGCAAGTGCAACATCCCAAAATCTTTTTTAGCTGCTTATGCTTGTAATGATGGTGTTTCTCATCCAGAGTTATAGTCTCACTTGTGTTCTAAGAGTGGTTAGGTTGGTGATGCTCAATGGTTGTTCTTTAATGTCACCCTTTCACCCGAGGAGAGTTTTCTTTTGATAGTTCTCAGTCTTTTACTATTAATATGAAGGATTTTCAAGCTTTAGTTAAGGAGATTGAAGTATTTGATCATGTTTATTGTGGTCCTGTTTTCACAAAGTCTAATCATCTATTGGATAGATCGATTGTGAAGAAGCTTGACAAATTTCTTATTAATGCGGCTTGGTTGCGGTTTTTACCTTATCCACGGGTTGAGTTTGCTACTCCTGGTTGTTCGGATCATTGTCCTTCTATCGTCTGGTTTGAGCGGCCTATACAATCCTTGCCAAAGCCTTTTCggttatttaatttttgggttaaaCATGATAGGTTTTTTTTAACTTGTTTTTGAATCTTGGCATCCTACTGTGGTAGTTGATCCTATGTTGAAGTTATTTACCAAGCTTAAGAGACATAAGCCTGTCTTGAAGATGCTCAACACTGAGGCTTTTGGTAATATGTGTGCTTGAGTTAAGGCTAAGGCTGAGGAGCTGAAGAGCTTGCAATTTGCTTTGTTGCAGAATGATCTAGTTAGAAATGGTCATATTGATTAGGTGAGAGCTGGTCTTTTGGTTTTGCAAAAGGCCAAAGCATGTTTTTATTGGCAAAAAGCTTGAGTGTAGTGGATTAGGGAAGGGGATTAAAGCACTAAATTTTTTCATAGTACTGTTGCAGGTCAGAGGAATAAGCACACTGTTACTTCTCTTTTTGATGTAGCTAGTAATCGATTGGAATCTTTAGATCAAATTTCTACAGAGGTTTTAGGGTTTTATCAAAATCTTCTTGGCGTAGTTGATTCAAATGTTCTTGAGTGCCCATATTCTTTGTTTCAAGAATTACTGCCTAAATTGTCTAATGATGCTCATCGTGTGTTGACTATCCTTATTATTAATGAGGAGATAAAGGCAGTTATTTTTGGGTAGGGGAATGAGAAAGCCCCTGGTCTTGACGGTTTCACAGCTTTCTTCTTCTAATCTGCATAGGGTATAGTGGGGTCTGATTTTCTTGAGGTTGTTCAATATTCTTTTTTGCATCCTTCACTCTCTTGGCTACCTTTAATGCTACTTAAATTTCCTTGGTTCCCAAGTGTGATAATCCTAGCTATGTAAAGGATTTTCGGCCTATTTCTTATTGAAGTGCAATTTATAAGTGCATAACCAAGATTTTGCTTAATAGAATGGCTCCTTTTGTACCTGTTTTGATTTCTAATAGTCAAAGTGCCTTTTTTACAAGACTTAGTATCACTAATAATGCCATGTTGGCTGATGATCTAATGCAAGGGAATGGTAGAAGACATTTTTCTCCTAGATATGCCTTGAAGGTTGATCTTCAAAAGGCATTTGATTCTTTGCAGTGGGGCTTTTTGCTTTCAATACTTAGAGCTCAAGGGTTCCCTGAAAAGTTCTTAAAGTGGAATGAAGTTTGTTTAACTACTCCCCGATTCTCTATCTCCCTTAATGGAAACCTTGTGGGGTTCTTTCGAGGGAGGAAAGGTATTAGGCAGGGAGATCCTTTCTTTCCTTACCTCTTATTGAATGTCGCTGTCATAAATGCTCTCTTCAAGTATCATACTAAGTAACTTCAAGTGTGGTTGACTCATCTAATATTTGCCGATGATCTTCTTATTTTTCGCAAGGGTACTGCTGATTTGGTGGCTGGTGTTTATTATGTTATTCGGCAGTTTTACTTACTTTCTGGGTTGCAACTCAACGCCTCCAAAAGTGAATTATTTGTTGTTGTGGCACCTCAAAAGGAGTTGACTCTCATGACTACTTGCACAAGGTTTAAAGTTGGTAGGCTACTAGTGAGGGCCtggtaaaatttcaagaaaatatgttcaatatttcacaactcaatatgTTCACTATAaccaaatggtttattttcattttcgagctTCAAAATAGTCCAAGAACTTA from Gossypium hirsutum isolate 1008001.06 chromosome D04, Gossypium_hirsutum_v2.1, whole genome shotgun sequence encodes:
- the LOC107898191 gene encoding uncharacterized protein, which gives rise to MAPFVPVLISNSQSAFFTRLSITNNAMLADDLMQGNGRRHFSPRYALKVDLQKAFDSLQWGFLLSILRAQGFPEKFLKWNEVCLTTPRFSISLNGNLVGFFRGRKGIRQGDPFFPYLLLNVAVINALFKYHTK